The following coding sequences lie in one Sinorhizobium fredii USDA 257 genomic window:
- a CDS encoding ABC transporter permease subunit, translating into MTTYDVASDRPQQGRSWILPALSARQIRLKGFLPYAVPILLLLVWQIFSSVGWISTRVMPAPTDVAVAFIDQLLSGALVHNVAVSGSRALAGLVVGGSIGLVLGIANGISKLSEQLTDTSLQMLRTIPHLAMIPLVILWFGIGEESKLFLTSLGVLFPIYLNTFHGVRNVDRELIEMGRIYGMNGWTLFRKVILPGALPSIFVGLRYALGIMWLTLIVSESIAASSGIGHMANQAREFMMTDVVVLSLLIYAALGKLADVVARVMERHALSWNPVYNK; encoded by the coding sequence ATGACCACATACGATGTTGCGAGCGATCGCCCGCAGCAGGGGAGGAGCTGGATCCTGCCGGCACTCTCGGCTCGCCAAATCCGACTGAAGGGGTTCTTGCCCTACGCCGTGCCGATCCTCTTGCTTCTGGTGTGGCAGATATTCTCGTCGGTCGGCTGGATTTCGACGCGGGTCATGCCGGCGCCGACGGATGTGGCCGTCGCCTTCATTGACCAATTGCTGTCCGGCGCGCTGGTGCACAACGTGGCGGTTTCAGGGTCGCGCGCGCTGGCTGGCCTTGTCGTCGGCGGATCAATCGGTCTCGTGCTCGGCATTGCGAACGGCATCTCCAAGCTTTCCGAGCAATTGACGGACACCTCGCTGCAGATGCTCAGAACCATTCCGCATCTGGCCATGATCCCGCTGGTGATCCTCTGGTTCGGAATTGGCGAGGAATCGAAGCTTTTCCTGACGTCTTTGGGCGTGCTTTTTCCAATCTATCTCAACACCTTTCACGGGGTGCGGAACGTCGATCGCGAGCTCATCGAGATGGGCCGAATCTACGGAATGAACGGTTGGACGCTGTTCAGGAAGGTCATCCTGCCCGGTGCCCTGCCTTCGATATTCGTTGGGCTGCGCTACGCGCTCGGGATCATGTGGCTGACACTCATCGTCTCGGAGTCGATCGCGGCGTCTTCCGGGATCGGCCATATGGCGAACCAGGCGCGCGAATTCATGATGACGGATGTGGTGGTCCTGTCGCTGCTCATCTACGCGGCGCTCGGCAAGCTCGCCGATGTGGTTGCGAGGGTCATGGAGCGCCATGCCTTGTCCTGGAACCCGGTCTATAACAAATAG